Proteins from one Bacteroidales bacterium genomic window:
- a CDS encoding CapA family protein, whose product MKNKTKVINIFKVHHLLLLLLLSQISMAQNQQLIDNTNTNEKQEIKIVGVGDIMLGTAYPHRKYLPPNEDCTPLLEDVKTYLREADISFANLEGALVDGGKMSKNCKDT is encoded by the coding sequence ATGAAAAATAAAACAAAAGTTATCAACATTTTTAAAGTTCACCATCTGCTCCTACTCTTGCTTTTGAGCCAAATCTCGATGGCGCAAAATCAGCAATTGATTGATAACACAAATACAAACGAGAAACAAGAAATAAAAATAGTCGGTGTTGGTGATATTATGTTAGGAACAGCCTACCCTCATAGAAAATATTTACCCCCTAATGAAGATTGCACTCCCTTATTGGAAGATGTTAAGACTTATTTACGTGAAGCCGATATAAGTTTTGCAAATCTGGAAGGCGCACTTGTCGATGGCGGAAAAATGTCGAAAAACTGCAAAGACACTTT